In Lolium rigidum isolate FL_2022 chromosome 3, APGP_CSIRO_Lrig_0.1, whole genome shotgun sequence, the genomic window AGCCTCCACCTTCTGACATTTATGATTATCCAACCATACCGCATCCAGCCTAGACCATGTTTTTCCCTAGAAACATAATTCGTTACGCAAAGTCCACAAAGACCAAATCACAGCAGAACTAAAGGTATTAAGCACTCCATTTTTATCATTGTTAATCCACCATCTGGCAACAGATAGGAAATCATACCATCCACCATCTGACATGAATGGACcattattttttattattttgttCTGCCAAACATCTCGAAATGGGTCCAGTTTCTCACACATCCAACACGAGAGCACGATACAACTCCTAGTCGTGGGTTGGATACATCCCGTTGACGGTTAGGCCACCATCAACACAGATCGTCTGGCCGGTGATGTAGGACGAACCGGGCATACAGAGAAACGCCACCAGTGATGATACTTCTTCAGGTTCTCCCACACGTCTCAGTGGAGTTCGCTGCGCCACGAGAGCCATGAGCTCCTCATTTGCCATATCCTGCAGAACAGCGCAACCAGATTGATTTAAAGAAATTTATTGCGTTTTTGTTTGTTTGGTGCAAATAAAACGAGATCGATGGGGGTTCAAAGATTGCTATCTAGTACAATGCAAGTTGCAGTATGCTGCACCTGCACACTGACTATGTTCAGGAACTGAGACCAACGGATATGACAATCAATTCCAACTTTCTGACGATGTAGATGAGTAACAGAAGTAAACACGAAATATTTCTGGAGAAAGTGCGTCTGCTTACTTCTTCTGACATTGAAGTATTGATGTACCATGGAGCAACAGAGTTGCTTCTTATGTGATCTTTCGCCCATTCGCATGCTAGGTTCTTTGCTAGTTGGTTCGTGGCACCTATAACATATTACAGAGCGATGATGATTGCTAAACGGTTTGCCAAAACAGAAGAGGGAAAGATGATGATTGATCGACACTCCCTGCCATCATCATGTTCATCTACGCCACCATGTTCATCTACAGCATCATATTGCGATATACTGCAGAGAGTGATAATATAACCAGTTAGGAGCAGAGTTTACCTTTTGTCATGCCATAGATGGAGCTACTAGCTTCCGCTACCACTCCAGAGACTGATGATATGAAGACAATGCTGCCCGCCCCGGACGCCTTGAGAAGAGGGTGTGAAAGTTGGCACAGATTGTATGCAGACTCAAGATTAGTGGCCATTAAGAAGGAGTATTCCTCAGCCGTGTATTCAAGTGTCGGCTTTCCAATACATGTGCCCGCATTGTTAACCTGCATGACAAATTGGGGTAAAAGAAGAGAGAGATATACTTCGACAGTCAGGCCATGGAGTGGACAAAACTGCATTCATTTCCCAAATAGTTTAATTTATAACTGAGTAAACACGACGGTGAAGCGAAAACTGTAAAAAAAAGTAATCAGGAATGCTATgttattctttaataaagaagcCGTATGCATCTTTCGATGCAAAGGCGGGGGGTCTCATCctccatttaaaaaaaatattcTTTATCAGCCATGTTTAATCCATATATAAGAAAATCAGATTGCTCTGCAGTGACATATTTCATAGCAAAAGCATTAcagattttatttaaaaaaaaaacaatgatgCTGGTGCAGTAGTAAGGATCCAAGGTTGTACTGCCTGAAAACGACCAATCACTGTCAAGTCTATGGCCCGACAATAACATGCTGATACCTCACGAATCAGTCACAAACATCACAGACTATATATGCAGTTGTCTCTTTTCATATGATGATGCACCACCAAGGCACCAATCAGACTATGTGCAATTGCATTCTCTGAACCCTGATTCGCTAAATACTACAAGCAGAGCAGTGAATCAACAACCATCAATCTACGGCCCTGTTCCACCAATATTTTCACATGAACTCGATAATAACATGATGGTTCACCAGCAATCGACCAGACTATGTGCAATTGCATCCTCTGAACCCCGATTCACTGAATACTACAAGTCTACAAGCAGCGATCATGTTCCCAAATTAAACAGCCACATACCCACGTGAACTGAACATGCAGGTAAATAGATCGAGGAGGGAGGATGAAGTGGGTGCGTTACGAGGATGTTGAGCTTGCCGGCGAAGCGGTCGGCGACGGCGCGGATCAGGCGCTCTCGCTGCTCCCGCACGGAGACGTCGCAGACGGAGCCGGTGACGCGGAATCCCTTGGCCTCCCACTCCTTCAAGCGCTCGGCCAGCTCCGCCTCCTTCCGGGAGCAGGTGTGCACGGCCGCCCCCAGCGCCGACAGCTCCTCCACCACCGCATACCTGCGCATCATCGCACAAATTCCTCACTTGGACTCCATAGAGACTGGGCACTGTAAGCAACTAGCTCAAGCGAACCCAGAAATACCCGATGCCGCGAGTGCCACCGGTGACGAGGGCCGTCTTGCCGTGAAGAGACCATCTCCCTGCACTGGCGCCAATCGCTTCTGCCGCGGCCATCCCCTTCCTAGCGCTGATTTCCCTGCTGCGCCTCTCTGCACTCCACCCCGAATGTAGGGGTACGCAATCAGATCACATATGCCCACCCACCGTAGGAGTAGTAGCTCATCAATTTTGGAATTTCATGTGTTCAGCCGTCCGCGTAGATCCTGTGCCGTATGCTTTCCTGTACGTGTTCCGTTTGCAGCATGATACACAACGGAATTTGTTTACTGAGTAACTTGTACGAAAACCGAGCGTCCCATGTTTGGACCTCCGAGAGATATCTCCCGCCAGAGTCATCCTTGTTCTATGGAAGC contains:
- the LOC124702073 gene encoding tropinone reductase homolog At5g06060-like isoform X1 — its product is MAAAEAIGASAGRWSLHGKTALVTGGTRGIGYAVVEELSALGAAVHTCSRKEAELAERLKEWEAKGFRVTGSVCDVSVREQRERLIRAVADRFAGKLNILVNNAGTCIGKPTLEYTAEEYSFLMATNLESAYNLCQLSHPLLKASGAGSIVFISSVSGVVAEASSSIYGMTKGATNQLAKNLACEWAKDHIRSNSVAPWYINTSMSEEDMANEELMALVAQRTPLRRVGEPEEVSSLVAFLCMPGSSYITGQTICVDGGLTVNGMYPTHD
- the LOC124702073 gene encoding tropinone reductase homolog At2g29290-like isoform X2 is translated as MAAAEAIGASAGRWSLHGKTALVTGGTRGIGYAVVEELSALGAAVHTCSRKEAELAERLKEWEAKGFRVTGSVCDVSVREQRERLIRAVADRFAGKLNILVNNAGTCIGKPTLEYTAEEYSFLMATNLESAYNLCQLSHPLLKASGAGSIVFISSVSGVVAEASSSIYGMTKGATNQLAKNLACEWAKDHIRSNSVAPWIWQMRSSWLSWRSELH